A region of the Caviibacter abscessus genome:
TACCTTTTATTGAACTACCTGAGTATATAAAAGGACGTGAATATATTTTTACATATGACGAGGATAAGATAACTAGAAATGAAAATGAAATCCAAAAATTGTGTGAAAATTTGAGTGGAAATATGGATTATTCAAAATTTACCACAAAAAAAGGAAAACTTCTAAAAAATACAATTAGAAATTTACGTATAACATATAAAAATAAGTCTCTATACTTTAACGGTGATAGTTTTTTACCCCATCAAGTCAGAATTATGTCATCATATATATTAACTGGGAAACTAAAAGAATTAAATGGGAAATATTTAACATTAAATAAAATATTTTTTAAAAAAGTTACAAAAGATATCGTGCTTACTGAGTTAGAGATAGACAAGCAAATAGGGGAGTATGCTCTAGAAACTAAAAATTACATTTTTGTATATACCAAAGATCTATCTAGATCAATAGGAAAAAATGGTAAAAATTTGAGGAAAATTCAGCCAAAAAAAAGAATAATTTATAAAAATATCGATGAATATTGAAAAAGTTAATTGACATTTATAAAAACGT
Encoded here:
- a CDS encoding pseudouridine synthase family protein, whose protein sequence is MINERKLEKTKLLGYLIYIKYNGNDYESFDENPGLKSLKLEYKNRFLKHNINIFKGIQQAGRTDKGVSANENVLYIMTSKQNIDVMLQYDDVIKIEKCLPFIELPEYIKGREYIFTYDEDKITRNENEIQKLCENLSGNMDYSKFTTKKGKLLKNTIRNLRITYKNKSLYFNGDSFLPHQVRIMSSYILTGKLKELNGKYLTLNKIFFKKVTKDIVLTELEIDKQIGEYALETKNYIFVYTKDLSRSIGKNGKNLRKIQPKKRIIYKNIDEY